One Proteinivorax tanatarense DNA segment encodes these proteins:
- a CDS encoding ATP-binding protein, whose amino-acid sequence MTRKINIPNGAEAVKASYIEQAIREYQGNPFIEALPPILNKGEVVEKLAVYPHYDEGEKNLAPHLRLHIVQRIFQCLQPLPIHLDLESRISRVIRQGYLARNPSKPEFAESFHTGKKMIENLSLEISNNDKFRSTASGFTVIGVSGMGKTTAVNQVLSTIPQVIVHSEYRGNQFNMHQLSWLKLDCPFDGSVKGLCMEFFAKVDSLLGTTYFRKHGAKRNTVDSMLTVMSQVARNTALGMLVIDEIQHLKEAKSGGSSKMLNFFVTLINTIGLPVILIGTPKAMSILQSEFRQARRGSGQGDFVWDRLKKDMNWDLFIEAFWEFQWTRKKTPLSEEIKEVLYEESQGIIDVAVKLFAMAQVRAINSGKEHLDKKLIKQVAKENLKLIRPMIQALKSNNMSKVAKFEDISNLDFEEFLIEETPRVNSSEEKIKEILLKKKSAENEKNISAKEKAVLKLLDLDIPSKKAAALVSKVIEDESDDISVSNLVIKAIKVNSEEKSTRDNIKIKKLKKDDLRAIAKEKNNNSTYQSFKEKNIIKNSPDDFSERVFLDD is encoded by the coding sequence TAATATTCCTAACGGTGCTGAAGCAGTTAAAGCAAGCTATATAGAGCAAGCGATAAGGGAATATCAAGGTAACCCTTTCATAGAGGCGCTTCCACCAATTTTGAATAAAGGAGAGGTAGTTGAGAAGTTGGCTGTCTACCCCCATTATGATGAAGGTGAAAAGAATCTAGCTCCTCACCTGAGGCTACACATAGTACAGAGGATATTTCAATGCCTTCAACCTTTGCCCATACATTTAGACTTGGAAAGTAGGATTTCTAGGGTGATTCGGCAGGGGTACTTAGCAAGAAACCCTTCTAAGCCAGAATTCGCAGAAAGCTTTCATACAGGAAAAAAAATGATTGAAAATCTAAGCTTAGAGATTTCAAATAACGATAAATTTAGAAGCACAGCATCGGGTTTTACAGTTATAGGTGTAAGTGGCATGGGAAAAACAACGGCAGTAAACCAAGTGCTGTCAACTATACCCCAGGTTATCGTTCATTCAGAATACAGGGGAAATCAATTTAATATGCATCAATTGTCGTGGCTAAAGCTGGACTGCCCTTTCGATGGTTCTGTTAAGGGCCTGTGTATGGAGTTTTTTGCCAAAGTTGATAGCTTATTAGGGACCACCTATTTCAGAAAACATGGAGCTAAAAGAAACACCGTTGATTCAATGCTGACAGTGATGAGTCAGGTTGCAAGAAATACTGCCCTCGGAATGTTAGTTATTGACGAAATACAACACCTAAAAGAAGCCAAAAGTGGTGGAAGCTCGAAGATGCTAAACTTTTTCGTTACACTTATTAATACAATCGGACTGCCCGTTATCCTGATTGGCACCCCAAAAGCTATGTCCATACTTCAATCAGAGTTTAGGCAAGCCCGACGGGGTAGTGGGCAAGGAGACTTTGTTTGGGATAGGCTGAAAAAAGATATGAACTGGGACCTTTTCATCGAGGCTTTTTGGGAATTTCAGTGGACCCGAAAGAAGACCCCCTTGTCTGAGGAGATAAAAGAAGTGCTTTATGAAGAAAGTCAGGGAATCATTGATGTAGCTGTTAAGCTCTTTGCGATGGCACAAGTAAGAGCAATTAATTCAGGAAAGGAACATTTAGATAAAAAGCTTATCAAACAGGTAGCAAAAGAAAATCTTAAACTGATAAGGCCAATGATTCAAGCGCTCAAGAGCAACAACATGAGTAAAGTAGCAAAGTTTGAAGATATTTCAAACTTGGATTTTGAAGAATTTTTGATTGAAGAAACACCAAGAGTAAACAGTTCTGAAGAAAAGATTAAAGAAATATTACTAAAGAAAAAATCCGCCGAAAATGAAAAAAACATTTCGGCAAAAGAAAAAGCAGTGCTGAAACTATTAGATTTAGATATTCCTTCTAAAAAAGCTGCAGCACTAGTATCAAAAGTTATAGAAGATGAAAGTGATGACATTTCAGTTTCGAATCTAGTAATAAAGGCTATAAAAGTAAATTCAGAAGAGAAAAGCACAAGAGATAATATTAAAATTAAAAAGCTAAAGAAAGATGATTTAAGGGCAATAGCAAAAGAAAAAAATAATAATTCAACATATCAATCATTTAAAGAAAAAAATATTATTAAAAATAGTCCAGATGATTTTTCTGAAAGGGTGTTTTTGGATGATTAG